In Janibacter sp. CX7, a single genomic region encodes these proteins:
- a CDS encoding esterase-like activity of phytase family protein, whose protein sequence is MPTPRLTSLLALGLSATLTTVMLPSSTAAPSPQPGGERADGRSFHRLATVPAYANTSKDQQSVAEISTVTADGNTVVYTDAASEGIGFVDITDPEHPAPDGFVEVPGEPTSVFATDDRLLVVVDTSESFTDPSGVVIVLDPQTREELGRLDLGGQPDSVDVTKGGERAFIAMENQRDEEAGDGGLPQEPAGDLAMIDLTQDVADLAVEHVDLTGLAGIDTPQDPEPEYVKISPDGSRLALTLQENNAVVILDAETGEVRNHFSAGSVALTGVDDEEDGDLRLDGSTEAAPREPDAIAWVDDEHVATANEGDWKGGTRGWTVFDAATGDVAWDAGTSFEDLAHRYGQYPEHRAGKKGTEPEGIAVATYDGTPYAFVGSERGNYVAVYDVSDPAQPVFTQLVPSTVGPEGILPIPSRDLLVISSEEDSAEDLVRGTIQVHRLQDGPAASPTLKSADARPADSGGREGAPITWSALGALSAVPGTDDEVYAAPDNFLSPSRIYTVDTASQREGGPATITDQLVLSKDGEPVGYDVEGLWADADGSFWLAVEGTAVKGGGSEGNRLVHVDAQGAVTEEVDLPVGVAAGLGGQGFEGVTGYGTGDDAVLYAAVQRASSTDPKGVTRIGRYTVATGRWEWFGYELESTETEGDWIGLSEITAVDEDTLAVIERDKLGGPDAKLKAVYAVDLPKRKRAQADRARLPVLDKELAVDVLPRLQGLNGWTQEKLEGLTIAGNGNLYSVTDNDGVKDASGETVFLDLGSADEIFDLQDDRRGGPGRGRGPRAHVR, encoded by the coding sequence GTGCCCACGCCACGCCTGACGAGCCTCCTCGCGCTCGGACTCTCCGCGACCCTGACCACCGTGATGCTCCCGTCCTCGACGGCAGCGCCCTCGCCGCAGCCGGGGGGTGAGCGCGCGGACGGCCGGTCCTTCCACCGGCTGGCCACGGTCCCGGCCTATGCCAACACGTCGAAGGACCAGCAGTCGGTCGCCGAGATCTCGACCGTGACCGCCGACGGCAACACCGTCGTCTACACCGACGCCGCGTCCGAGGGCATCGGCTTCGTCGACATCACCGACCCGGAGCACCCGGCGCCCGATGGCTTCGTCGAGGTCCCGGGTGAGCCCACGAGCGTCTTCGCCACCGACGACCGGCTGCTCGTCGTCGTCGACACCTCCGAGAGCTTCACCGACCCCTCGGGCGTCGTCATCGTCCTCGACCCGCAGACGCGCGAGGAGCTCGGCCGTCTCGACCTCGGCGGCCAGCCCGACTCCGTCGACGTGACGAAGGGGGGAGAGCGCGCCTTCATCGCGATGGAGAACCAGCGTGACGAGGAGGCCGGCGACGGCGGTCTGCCCCAGGAGCCGGCGGGCGACCTGGCGATGATCGACCTGACGCAGGACGTCGCCGACCTCGCTGTCGAGCACGTCGACCTCACCGGCCTGGCCGGCATCGACACCCCGCAGGACCCAGAGCCCGAGTACGTGAAGATCTCGCCCGACGGCAGCCGGCTCGCGCTCACCCTGCAGGAGAACAACGCGGTCGTCATCCTCGACGCCGAGACCGGCGAGGTCCGCAACCACTTCTCCGCCGGCTCGGTGGCCCTCACGGGCGTCGACGACGAGGAGGACGGCGACCTGCGCCTCGACGGCTCCACCGAGGCCGCGCCCCGCGAGCCCGACGCCATCGCATGGGTCGACGACGAGCACGTCGCGACGGCCAACGAGGGCGACTGGAAGGGCGGCACCCGCGGCTGGACCGTCTTCGACGCCGCGACCGGTGACGTGGCCTGGGACGCGGGGACGAGCTTCGAGGACCTCGCCCACCGCTACGGCCAGTACCCGGAGCACCGGGCCGGCAAGAAGGGCACCGAGCCCGAGGGCATCGCCGTGGCCACCTACGACGGCACGCCCTACGCCTTCGTCGGGTCAGAGCGCGGCAACTACGTCGCGGTCTACGACGTGAGCGACCCCGCGCAGCCGGTCTTCACCCAGCTCGTCCCGTCGACGGTCGGCCCGGAGGGCATCCTGCCGATCCCGAGTCGCGACCTGCTCGTCATCTCCTCCGAGGAGGACAGCGCCGAGGACCTCGTCCGCGGCACGATCCAGGTGCACCGGCTGCAGGACGGCCCGGCGGCCTCGCCGACGCTGAAGTCCGCCGACGCGCGCCCCGCCGACTCCGGCGGCCGTGAAGGAGCGCCCATCACCTGGTCGGCGCTCGGCGCCCTGTCCGCGGTCCCGGGCACGGACGACGAGGTCTACGCGGCCCCGGACAATTTCCTCTCCCCGTCGCGGATCTACACCGTCGACACCGCCTCGCAGCGCGAGGGCGGGCCGGCGACGATCACCGACCAGCTCGTCCTCAGCAAGGACGGCGAGCCCGTCGGCTACGACGTCGAGGGCCTGTGGGCTGACGCGGACGGCAGCTTCTGGCTGGCCGTCGAGGGCACGGCCGTCAAGGGCGGCGGGTCCGAGGGCAACCGACTGGTCCACGTCGACGCGCAGGGCGCGGTGACCGAGGAGGTCGACCTGCCCGTCGGCGTGGCCGCCGGGCTGGGTGGCCAGGGCTTCGAGGGCGTGACCGGCTACGGCACCGGCGACGATGCGGTCCTCTACGCCGCGGTCCAGCGCGCCTCGTCCACCGACCCGAAGGGGGTCACCCGCATCGGCCGCTACACGGTCGCCACCGGCAGGTGGGAGTGGTTCGGATACGAGCTCGAGTCCACCGAGACCGAGGGCGACTGGATCGGCCTGAGCGAGATCACGGCGGTCGACGAGGACACCCTCGCGGTCATCGAGCGCGACAAGCTGGGCGGCCCGGACGCGAAGCTCAAGGCGGTCTACGCCGTCGACCTGCCGAAGCGCAAGAGGGCGCAGGCCGACCGTGCGCGCCTGCCCGTCCTCGACAAGGAGCTCGCGGTGGACGTCCTGCCGCGCCTGCAGGGGCTCAACGGCTGGACCCAGGAAAAGCTCGAGGGCCTGACGATCGCGGGAAACGGCAACCTCTACTCCGTCACCGACAACGACGGTGTCAAGGACGCGAGCGGGGAGACGGTCTTCCTCGACCTGGGATCGGCTGACGAGATCTTCGACCTGCAGGACGACCGCCGGGGCGGACCGGGCCGCGGCCGGGGCCCCCGGGCGCACGTCCGCTGA
- a CDS encoding penicillin-binding protein 2 → MLASLAVLTLLAGVLIGRLGQLQLTDHPAGDAVVAGPGTATVHLPALRGRILDRDGRPLVDNAVRTDVTIDRRTLADAEDGGRATVRRLAQALDLPFDRLWGRTTLCGAPGAADPPSCWSGSALVPVPVAEDVSARDAATLTERPELYPGVAVTTQPVRAYPRASGGGAPQTTGYLARADPQTVEESDGAITADDLVGVTGLERQYDAQLRGTPGERVVRVDGRGVAVEEVSSTDPVPGADLVTTLDLPVQRTTERALADGVREARDRGHRADTAAAVVLDLRDGGIVASASVPTYDPSVWSEGVSQREYERLTTGERSPLIDRVTGVAQPPASTFKAVTLPGAVAAGTDLDDEVNCSASHRIGDRVFNNFESRAYGWITWREALKVSCDTVFYRVAEDVWRDQGGLSARDDAGDPLIDTARDLGLGEATGIDLPAEATGRIPGRAWKREWWESTKDASCREAKRGHPEIADRTRRAYLTALAEENCESGYQFRPGDEANLSIGQGDVTATLLQMARVYGTIATDGDEPSPHLGRATVAPDGTRSRIDVADGREVELPKGAGALLRTALGDVVSAPGGTAHSAFVGFPLRQWPVAGKTGTAEVYGKQDTAWFVSWAPTSRPRYVVAVSVSQGGTGGATAAPIAREIHEELRRH, encoded by the coding sequence ATGCTCGCCTCCCTCGCGGTGCTCACCCTCCTCGCGGGCGTGCTCATCGGCCGGCTCGGCCAGCTGCAGCTCACCGACCACCCGGCCGGGGACGCGGTCGTCGCCGGCCCGGGCACCGCGACCGTGCACCTGCCCGCCCTCCGCGGGCGCATCCTCGACCGCGACGGACGCCCCCTCGTCGACAACGCCGTGCGCACGGACGTCACCATCGACCGGCGGACCCTCGCCGACGCCGAGGACGGGGGCCGGGCGACGGTGCGCCGCCTCGCGCAGGCGCTGGACCTCCCCTTCGACCGGCTGTGGGGACGCACGACGCTGTGCGGGGCGCCCGGGGCCGCCGACCCGCCGTCGTGCTGGTCCGGCTCCGCGCTCGTGCCGGTGCCGGTCGCCGAGGACGTCAGCGCGCGCGACGCGGCAACCCTCACCGAGCGGCCCGAGCTCTACCCGGGCGTCGCCGTGACGACGCAGCCGGTGCGGGCCTACCCGCGCGCGTCCGGTGGCGGCGCACCGCAGACGACCGGTTATCTGGCCCGGGCCGACCCGCAGACCGTCGAGGAGTCCGACGGTGCGATCACGGCCGACGACCTCGTCGGCGTCACCGGTCTGGAGCGGCAGTACGACGCGCAGCTGCGGGGCACGCCGGGGGAGCGGGTCGTGCGGGTCGACGGGCGCGGCGTGGCGGTCGAGGAGGTCTCGAGCACCGACCCGGTCCCGGGGGCCGATCTCGTCACGACCCTCGACCTACCCGTCCAGCGCACCACCGAGCGCGCGCTCGCCGACGGCGTGCGCGAGGCCCGTGACCGCGGCCACCGCGCCGACACGGCCGCGGCCGTCGTGCTCGACCTGCGGGACGGCGGGATCGTCGCCTCCGCGAGCGTCCCGACCTATGACCCCTCGGTGTGGTCCGAGGGGGTCTCGCAGCGGGAGTACGAGCGGCTGACGACGGGGGAGCGCAGCCCGCTCATCGACCGGGTCACCGGGGTGGCGCAGCCGCCGGCCTCGACCTTCAAGGCGGTCACGCTGCCCGGGGCGGTCGCGGCCGGCACCGACCTCGACGACGAGGTCAACTGCTCCGCCTCGCACCGCATCGGCGACCGGGTCTTCAACAACTTCGAGTCGCGGGCCTACGGCTGGATCACCTGGCGCGAGGCGCTCAAGGTCTCCTGCGACACCGTCTTCTACCGGGTCGCCGAGGACGTGTGGCGTGACCAGGGTGGCCTCTCCGCGCGGGACGACGCCGGCGACCCCCTCATCGACACCGCCCGCGACCTCGGGCTCGGCGAGGCGACCGGCATCGACCTGCCGGCCGAGGCCACCGGCCGCATCCCCGGGCGCGCGTGGAAGCGCGAGTGGTGGGAGTCGACGAAGGACGCGTCCTGCCGCGAGGCGAAGCGCGGCCACCCCGAGATCGCCGATCGCACCCGGCGTGCCTATCTCACCGCCCTGGCCGAGGAGAACTGCGAGAGCGGCTACCAGTTCCGCCCCGGCGACGAGGCCAACCTCTCGATCGGCCAGGGCGATGTGACCGCGACGCTGCTCCAGATGGCTAGGGTCTACGGCACCATCGCCACCGATGGCGACGAGCCCAGCCCGCACCTCGGACGCGCGACGGTAGCGCCCGACGGCACCCGCAGCCGCATCGACGTGGCCGACGGCCGCGAGGTCGAGCTGCCGAAGGGAGCCGGGGCCCTGCTGCGGACCGCGCTCGGCGACGTCGTCAGCGCCCCCGGCGGCACCGCCCACTCCGCCTTCGTCGGCTTCCCGCTTCGTCAGTGGCCCGTGGCGGGCAAGACCGGCACGGCCGAGGTCTACGGCAAGCAGGACACCGCGTGGTTCGTCTCGTGGGCGCCGACGAGCCGGCCGCGCTATGTCGTCGCGGTCTCGGTCTCGCAGGGCGGCACGGGCGGCGCGACGGCGGCGCCGATCGCCCGCGAGATCCACGAGGAGCTGCGCCGGCACTGA
- the mreD gene encoding rod shape-determining protein MreD, with translation MTGLRWPVRLLLLAAGLVAVLALGARGVLAPPDLVVILVVGVALSAGSTSGAVLGLVGGWLLDLAPPVSSPLGLTALGYAAAGWVAGLARRRSGHPWWWPVPVVALAVVVTRVAPVLVDLGSARPIAWGSLAWQVLATATLGLVLVGLVERLEATMVTRRWA, from the coding sequence GTGACCGGGCTGCGCTGGCCGGTGCGCCTGCTGCTGCTCGCCGCGGGGCTCGTCGCCGTGCTCGCGCTCGGCGCCCGTGGGGTGCTCGCCCCGCCCGACCTCGTCGTCATCCTCGTCGTCGGGGTCGCGCTGTCGGCCGGGTCGACCTCCGGCGCCGTCCTCGGCCTCGTCGGCGGCTGGTTGCTCGACCTGGCGCCCCCGGTCTCCAGCCCGCTCGGCCTGACCGCCCTCGGCTACGCCGCGGCCGGCTGGGTCGCGGGTCTGGCCCGCCGCCGCTCGGGGCACCCCTGGTGGTGGCCAGTGCCCGTCGTCGCCCTCGCCGTGGTCGTGACCCGGGTCGCGCCCGTCCTCGTCGACCTCGGCAGCGCGCGACCGATCGCGTGGGGCTCGCTCGCCTGGCAGGTCCTCGCGACGGCCACCCTCGGCCTCGTCCTCGTCGGGCTCGTCGAGCGGCTCGAGGCCACCATGGTCACCCGCAGGTGGGCATGA
- the mreC gene encoding rod shape-determining protein MreC — MRRRALPALLVLTVLVLLADLAGAPLGPVRGVGDAVLGPVERLVAPRPDDTDRVRADNIRLTEEVRRLRDREDTSAQAEQLDTGDLPTVTARVVALDRAGASGPERITLDVGRRDGVRAGGAVIAPGGLVGRVVSVGEWSADVSVIGAPGSGVGVRTGSKGVIGTLSGSDPTTAHGADELVITQLTRDRVRPGDAVTTLGSPGARPYPPGVAVGEVTRVERAPGRLTDTAVVRPAVDLATVDVVAVVTGPGRTSGRTS; from the coding sequence ATGCGACGCCGTGCCCTGCCGGCGCTGCTGGTGCTCACCGTCCTCGTCCTGCTGGCGGATCTCGCGGGCGCGCCCCTGGGTCCGGTGCGGGGCGTCGGCGACGCGGTCCTCGGTCCGGTCGAGCGGCTCGTGGCGCCCCGCCCCGACGACACCGACCGGGTGCGGGCCGACAACATCCGCCTGACCGAGGAGGTGCGCCGGCTGCGGGACCGCGAGGACACGTCGGCGCAGGCCGAGCAGCTCGACACCGGCGATCTCCCGACGGTCACCGCGCGGGTCGTCGCGCTCGACCGCGCCGGTGCCTCCGGCCCCGAGCGGATCACCCTCGACGTCGGCCGCCGCGACGGGGTGCGTGCCGGCGGTGCGGTCATCGCTCCCGGCGGCCTCGTCGGTCGGGTGGTCTCGGTCGGCGAGTGGAGCGCCGACGTCAGCGTCATCGGGGCTCCCGGCTCCGGCGTCGGCGTGCGCACCGGCTCGAAGGGGGTCATCGGCACCCTGTCGGGCTCCGACCCGACGACCGCGCACGGCGCCGACGAGCTCGTCATCACCCAGCTGACCCGTGACCGTGTGCGGCCCGGCGATGCCGTGACGACGCTCGGCAGCCCCGGTGCCCGTCCCTACCCGCCCGGCGTCGCCGTCGGCGAGGTCACCCGCGTCGAGCGGGCGCCGGGACGCCTCACCGACACCGCCGTCGTCCGCCCGGCCGTCGACCTGGCCACCGTCGACGTCGTCGCGGTCGTCACCGGGCCCGGCCGCACGAGCGGGCGCACGTCGTGA
- a CDS encoding rod shape-determining protein yields the protein MGTGAREARPRARPRFSRDLAIDLGTANTLIHHQGRGVVLDEPSVVAVSAETGELVAAGTRAKEMLGRTPGAVRAVRPLRAGVISEPDAAEQMLRWFTDRVGMSSVFRPRVVVCIPSDITGVERRAVEEAALRVGARRVYLVEEPMVAAIGAGLPVTDTEASMVVDIGGGSTDVAVIALGGIVASRSTRTAGDAVDDAIVDHVRRNLSLLLGERSAEHIKIEVGSAFPLAREVSTRVRGRDLVTGLPKTVDVGSAEIRRAIAGPVGEIVQLVRDVLDRCPPELAGDVLERGVTLTGGGALLRGLDARLRHELGVPVRVAEAPLRAVVRGAGRCVDDFAALQPVLVDGHRF from the coding sequence GTGGGCACGGGAGCGCGAGAGGCGCGCCCGCGGGCGCGGCCGCGCTTCTCGCGCGACCTGGCCATCGACCTCGGGACGGCCAACACCCTGATCCACCACCAGGGGCGCGGCGTCGTCCTCGACGAGCCGAGTGTCGTCGCGGTGAGCGCCGAGACCGGTGAGCTCGTGGCCGCCGGGACCCGGGCCAAGGAGATGCTCGGGCGCACCCCCGGCGCCGTGCGCGCGGTGCGACCACTGCGCGCCGGGGTCATCAGCGAGCCCGACGCCGCCGAGCAGATGCTGCGGTGGTTCACCGACCGGGTGGGCATGTCGAGCGTCTTCCGCCCGCGCGTCGTCGTGTGCATCCCGAGCGACATCACCGGCGTCGAGCGGCGCGCGGTCGAGGAGGCCGCGCTGCGCGTCGGCGCCCGCCGGGTCTACCTCGTCGAGGAGCCGATGGTCGCGGCGATCGGGGCGGGTCTGCCCGTCACGGACACCGAGGCCTCGATGGTCGTCGACATCGGCGGCGGCTCCACCGACGTCGCCGTCATCGCCCTCGGCGGCATCGTCGCCTCGCGCAGCACCCGCACGGCCGGTGACGCCGTCGACGACGCGATCGTCGACCACGTGCGCCGCAACCTCTCGCTGCTCCTCGGCGAGCGCAGCGCCGAGCACATCAAGATCGAGGTCGGCTCCGCCTTCCCGCTCGCCCGTGAGGTGAGCACCCGCGTCCGCGGCCGCGACCTCGTCACCGGCCTGCCCAAGACCGTCGACGTCGGCTCCGCGGAGATCCGGCGGGCCATCGCCGGGCCGGTCGGGGAGATCGTGCAGCTCGTGCGCGACGTGCTCGACCGCTGCCCGCCCGAGCTCGCCGGCGACGTCCTCGAACGCGGCGTGACGCTCACCGGCGGCGGAGCGCTGCTGCGTGGCCTCGACGCCCGGCTGCGCCACGAGCTCGGGGTGCCGGTGCGAGTGGCCGAGGCGCCCCTGCGCGCCGTCGTGCGTGGCGCCGGCCGCTGCGTCGACGACTTCGCCGCGCTGCAGCCCGTGCTCGTCGACGGCCACCGCTTCTGA
- the ndk gene encoding nucleoside-diphosphate kinase encodes MQTERSLILVKPDGFRRGLTGEVIRRIEAKGYTLAALAVVTPTREQLAAHYAEHEGKPFYEPLLDFMSSGPVAAVVIEGQECIKGFRSLAGATKPTEAAPGTIRGDLGRKWAGTVDENIVHGSDSPESAAREIGIWFPSL; translated from the coding sequence GTGCAGACCGAACGTTCCCTCATCCTCGTCAAGCCCGACGGCTTCCGCCGCGGCCTCACCGGCGAGGTGATCCGCCGGATCGAGGCGAAGGGGTACACCCTCGCGGCCCTCGCCGTCGTCACCCCGACGCGTGAGCAGCTGGCCGCCCACTACGCCGAGCACGAGGGCAAGCCCTTCTACGAGCCGCTCCTCGACTTCATGTCCTCCGGCCCGGTCGCGGCCGTCGTCATCGAGGGCCAGGAGTGCATCAAGGGCTTCCGCTCCCTCGCCGGCGCGACGAAGCCGACCGAGGCCGCCCCCGGCACGATCCGCGGCGACCTCGGTCGCAAGTGGGCGGGCACCGTGGACGAGAACATCGTCCACGGCTCCGACTCCCCGGAGTCCGCTGCCCGCGAGATCGGCATCTGGTTCCCGAGCCTCTGA
- a CDS encoding undecaprenyl-diphosphate phosphatase — MDFFTAIILGLVQGLTEFLPISSSAHVSIVGQLMGQEDPGAAFTAITQLGTEAAVVIYFWRDITTIIRKWFLALAGKVAKDDPDVRMGWLVIIGTIPIGLLGLLFQDQIESTLRSLWITATMLLVFALVIMAAERVGTQRRELTDLTWKHGILYGLWQALALVPGVSRSGGTIAGGLFMGYTRKAAARYSFLLAIPAVIASGGLQVVKIAGGEGTGETGWGPILVATAIAFVVGYAVIAWFMKFIETHTFTLFMVYRIVLALVLFALLGTGVLAA, encoded by the coding sequence GTGGACTTCTTCACCGCGATCATCCTCGGCCTCGTCCAGGGGCTGACCGAGTTCCTCCCGATCAGCTCGAGCGCCCACGTCTCGATCGTCGGGCAGCTCATGGGGCAGGAGGACCCCGGCGCCGCCTTCACGGCGATCACCCAGCTCGGCACCGAGGCCGCCGTCGTCATCTACTTCTGGCGTGACATCACGACGATCATCCGCAAGTGGTTCCTCGCGCTCGCGGGCAAGGTCGCCAAGGACGACCCCGACGTGCGCATGGGCTGGCTCGTCATCATCGGCACCATCCCGATCGGTCTGCTCGGTCTGCTCTTCCAGGACCAGATCGAGTCGACCCTGCGCAGCCTGTGGATCACCGCGACGATGCTGCTCGTCTTCGCCCTCGTCATCATGGCGGCCGAGCGGGTCGGCACCCAGCGCCGCGAGCTCACTGACCTGACGTGGAAGCACGGCATCCTCTACGGCCTCTGGCAGGCGCTGGCGCTCGTCCCCGGCGTCTCCCGCAGCGGCGGCACGATCGCCGGTGGTCTCTTCATGGGCTACACGCGCAAGGCCGCGGCCCGCTACAGCTTCCTCCTCGCGATCCCGGCGGTCATCGCCTCGGGTGGCCTGCAGGTCGTCAAGATCGCCGGCGGTGAGGGCACCGGCGAGACCGGCTGGGGCCCGATCCTCGTCGCGACGGCGATCGCCTTCGTCGTCGGCTACGCCGTCATCGCGTGGTTCATGAAGTTCATCGAGACCCACACCTTCACGCTCTTCATGGTCTACCGGATCGTCCTCGCGCTCGTGCTCTTCGCCCTGCTGGGTACGGGTGTGCTCGCGGCGTGA
- a CDS encoding DUF4233 domain-containing protein: MTPDQPPRPQGKFTWRMLATVLGAQSLVIFFGALTSRGLDPDQEPVAVGLTPFVLMCVLAVVALVGAGLMKRPFGIAFGWGVQVLSILCGVFVPMMILVGVMFAVLYGYCQRIGRRIDREQAAQAATQQES, from the coding sequence GTGACTCCCGACCAGCCACCGCGCCCGCAGGGCAAGTTCACCTGGCGGATGCTCGCCACCGTCCTCGGCGCGCAGTCGCTCGTCATCTTCTTCGGTGCCCTGACCAGCCGGGGCCTGGACCCCGACCAGGAGCCGGTGGCGGTGGGGCTGACCCCCTTCGTCCTCATGTGCGTCCTGGCCGTCGTCGCCCTCGTCGGCGCCGGCCTGATGAAGCGGCCCTTCGGCATCGCCTTCGGATGGGGCGTTCAGGTTCTTTCCATCCTCTGCGGGGTCTTCGTGCCCATGATGATCCTCGTCGGCGTGATGTTTGCGGTGCTCTACGGCTACTGCCAGCGGATCGGCCGCCGCATCGACCGTGAGCAGGCCGCCCAGGCCGCGACCCAGCAGGAGAGCTGA
- a CDS encoding folylpolyglutamate synthase/dihydrofolate synthase family protein — MSPAPDAAQRQAAASLELRKRMRLVEDEILSRAPEHDLEPSLDRIRAVMDLLGEPQRTFPVIHVTGTNGKTSTARIIESVLREAGLKTGRFTSPHLQDIRERITIGGELISREAFLDAWADIAPFVDAVDTRSVSEDGPRMTYFEVLVALAYAAFADAPVDVAIVEVGMGGSWDATNVVEADVAVITPVGIDHQHFLGNSIEEIATEKSGIIHPDAIAVSAPQEPEVLAILRDRAEEVGARLLVEGLDFGVLERDVAVGGQMISLRGIAGDHPDLLLNLHGEHQASNAALAVAAVEAFLGGGEQPLGEEVLAAGLAAATSPGRLEIVRRSPTVIVDAAHNPHGATVLATALKDSFTFTHLVGVVSIFKDKDVVGILEALEPALDEVVVTRSTSPRAMRPDRLGEIAAEVFGDHRVTVVEELPDALDRAAQLADDGGVAGGVVATGSIVTVGEVRLLLGVTDVEAPVAPPVEVPVEVEDEG, encoded by the coding sequence ATGAGTCCCGCCCCCGACGCCGCCCAGCGGCAGGCCGCCGCCTCCCTCGAGCTGCGCAAGCGCATGCGCCTGGTCGAGGACGAGATCCTCTCCCGCGCCCCCGAGCACGACCTCGAACCGAGCCTCGACCGCATCCGCGCGGTCATGGACCTGCTCGGGGAACCGCAGCGCACCTTCCCCGTCATCCACGTCACGGGGACCAACGGCAAGACCTCGACCGCCCGGATCATCGAGTCGGTGCTGCGCGAGGCAGGCCTGAAGACCGGGCGCTTCACCTCGCCGCACCTGCAGGACATCCGGGAGCGGATCACCATCGGCGGCGAGCTGATCAGCCGAGAGGCCTTCCTCGACGCATGGGCTGACATCGCTCCCTTCGTCGACGCCGTCGACACCCGCTCGGTCTCCGAGGACGGGCCGCGGATGACCTACTTCGAGGTGCTCGTCGCGCTCGCCTACGCGGCCTTCGCCGACGCGCCCGTCGACGTCGCGATCGTCGAGGTGGGCATGGGCGGCTCGTGGGACGCGACGAATGTCGTCGAGGCCGACGTCGCGGTCATCACGCCCGTCGGCATCGACCACCAGCACTTCCTCGGCAACTCGATCGAGGAGATCGCGACCGAGAAGTCGGGGATCATCCACCCCGATGCCATCGCCGTGAGCGCACCGCAGGAGCCCGAGGTGCTGGCGATCCTGCGCGACCGCGCCGAGGAGGTCGGCGCCCGGCTGCTCGTCGAGGGGCTCGACTTCGGGGTCCTCGAGCGCGACGTCGCCGTGGGCGGCCAGATGATCTCGCTGCGCGGGATCGCCGGCGACCACCCCGACCTCCTGCTCAACCTCCACGGCGAGCACCAGGCGAGCAATGCCGCGCTCGCCGTGGCCGCGGTCGAGGCCTTCCTCGGTGGCGGCGAGCAGCCGCTCGGCGAGGAGGTCCTCGCGGCCGGGCTCGCCGCGGCGACCTCGCCCGGTCGTCTCGAGATCGTCCGGCGCAGCCCGACGGTCATCGTCGACGCGGCCCACAACCCCCACGGCGCCACGGTCCTCGCGACGGCGCTCAAGGACTCCTTCACCTTCACCCACCTCGTCGGCGTCGTCTCGATCTTCAAGGACAAGGACGTCGTCGGGATCCTCGAGGCCCTCGAGCCGGCGCTCGACGAGGTCGTCGTCACCCGCTCGACGTCGCCGCGCGCGATGCGACCGGACCGCCTCGGCGAGATCGCCGCAGAGGTCTTCGGCGACCACCGGGTCACCGTCGTCGAGGAGCTGCCCGACGCGCTCGACCGCGCCGCCCAGCTCGCGGACGACGGGGGAGTGGCCGGTGGTGTCGTCGCCACCGGCTCGATCGTCACCGTCGGCGAGGTCCGGCTGCTGCTCGGCGTGACCGACGTCGAGGCGCCCGTCGCGCCGCCGGTCGAGGTGCCCGTCGAGGTCGAGGACGAGGGCTGA